The Pyrus communis chromosome 12, drPyrComm1.1, whole genome shotgun sequence genomic sequence CCACATGACTGAGGAATCGATGAAGTGTTACAAAAGGGCAGTTAATTGTAATGACAGGGAAGCGATTGCCCTGCACCAATTAGCAAAGCTAAATTCTGAACTTGGACGTTCTGAAGAGGCGGCTTATTACTACAAGAAGGATTTGGAGAGGATGGAAGCCGAAGACAGGGAAGGACCAAATATGGTAGAAACCTTGCTATATCTTGCTCAATACTATAGGCAGCAGAAAAGATTTGAAGAATCAGAGATCTATTGTACCCGTCTTCTAGATTATACTGGCCCAGTGAGTTGCAACTTCTCTTTCTCTATATATGCTTACGTAGACGTGACATTGAAATCTAATGGATTATATGCAAACGTTTCGAATCAACAGAAAGTAACTTAATTCTTTGTGCTTCACTGCAGGAAAAGGAAACAGCAAAAAGCTTACTTCGAGGAATGAGAATAGAACAAGCCGGTGGTCCTTCAATGGATGTTGAGCACTTTCCTCCATAATTTAGTCGTGATGTATAAGGCAGATGCCTTCTCTATCAGATTCGGCACAACATCTTGCGAGAAGCTTGAAGTGGATCGGTCACATTTGAGAGCGTGTTCTTGTGTTAttaatgttaattaattatgtttctGTAGAAAAACTCAATTTGTTAATGTATGGCTTTAGTTTCTAGAGTGTTTCCTTAATCTTCCGTTCGTTCTTTATTTTTCCGCACTGGGTTGCCTATCTGTGTATTGTTGAACTAGGCACGAAGCAGGCTTTGATGTGCGAAAACAAGATCAACATACGGAGTAATTTTCTCTTGATTCATTAAAACTTCAGTCggaatatataattttttcgTATGTTGTCTCACGAAACAATCGTATAAAAATCTGCCAATGCTAAAACAATATAAATCATCCAACCAATTGGTATACAGAAGGCAACATCCAGCTTATCCGATGCTCGAAAGACAGTTAATCATcacaaagaaaaccaaatttaAGTGCACATTGTCATCCACTCAGATTATTTCAAATGACTAACAGCAATTGTAGTCTCAATCTCTGGCATTTTCAGCGCTTAACCGGTACTCGAATCAGTTCAGTTCTTGCTCGGGTCCGTGAAGAAAGCGTTGATGCCTGGCATAATTTCCGGCGCCTTGTTGCGGACGAATTTCCTCAGGAAATGCTCTTTGTACTTTTCTCCCTCGGCGTGATTGTCCAATACTCCAGCAGCTCTGTTCTCCTTGGTCACTCtgatttagaaagaaaaaagagatggtATCACTATACGCtacaacaaacaacaacaacagagCCTTATTCTACTAAGTGGGGTAGGCTTTATCAATCCTAGAGCGTAAGTACACTCGGTATTGACGTCCAGGATAATTGCAAAACAGAAGGATGATACCACATCCCTTTATTTCCACATCCAATTCATAATTCTTTCAACTTGTAAGAGTGAAGGGAACCAACTGAGCAAGATGAAAATACCACACATATGCATGAGTTGTTCTTCACATTTACCAAGTGCACTAGCTTGAAGGATTTTAAGAGCTTTAACCCCAAACTGATCATGTTGTATACAAACACTTTGAGGGCTCATTTGGTAAGAAGGATTGCATTGGATATCtcataaaattcaaaatgcATTAGAAGGTAGCAGCCAAAAATTTG encodes the following:
- the LOC137711563 gene encoding uncharacterized protein, which codes for MAANRWLRPEVYPLFAATGVAVGICGLSLFRHITINPEVRVTKENRAAGVLDNHAEGEKYKEHFLRKFVRNKAPEIMPGINAFFTDPSKN